TGTAAATAATTCGAATTTCGCAAGAGTCTTTAAAAGTATCCACAAGTTTTTGAAAGTAGCGATAGGAAAAGATGGGCGTGCCGAGGCGGTGAAAGTTGGTCGCCAAAAGGCTGTAGAAGGTGGGGAGAAGATCCCTTCCGGTGCGCGATACCAGCCCCGCCTTGATACCCACTCGAACCATCCTTCGCGATTTTCGAGGAATTGCCTGAAGATTTTTTTCTGGGTCAGAATGCATTTGCTTTCGAAAGGTCACGTAGCGATGTTTTGTCGGGAGGTTCCCGAAAGGTTTTTCATGACGCAGCTCTAAATAATCCAGCCCTTGCAATCGTACCATACGGGCGGCTTCGAAGATCAACCGCTCGGCCACTTCCGGAGTTTCCGCCAAGGCACCACCTTTTTCTGCAAAAGGAACGGAGCTCATGTAGTTTCCAAAGAGGGGGCTTCGAATGGAAAACAGCGGAAGCACCCCCACAATACGCCGCGGCCTTGCGGATCCTTTGGATTCTTCCGCGACAAGATAGTGGTCCCTATGTCCAAAGGATTCCGAGACCACTCTTTTCCATGCGGTCAGATGAAACAGGGTGCCGTCTGGATGGTTGAGAACAAAGAGGTCCCAAGCAACAGCATCTGAAGGTTGGTAAGGACGAATGAGAATCATGCCTGAATTCTCTCTCTCGTCTCAAAAGTTCATAAAAAAGACTTCCGAACGTTATCAGATCGTAACCCTGGAGCCTATGGCCTGACTTGGATAGCAGTATGCCATTTTGGAATCGTGATTTTCTCTAGCAGTCAAAGGCAGGTATCACGGCGGCCTTCATAAAAGGGCTCCAACGTCGTCAACAATTTAGATCGTCCGACGCAAAAACCTTAAAACGCAAAACCACTGCCCTCTAGATCGACGCTTTTCCACCTTCCCCATTTCACCATTCAGATACAAACTGTTACGGCGATCAGCAGGGGTGATAATCTGCAATTTGCTGCGTCAAGGTTGCAATGACAAACGGAGAGAAAAAAACATAAGCACTAAATTGAGAATAAATTCTCCCCGTTAATCAAAAGATTGCGAATATCCACGCTCATGGGATCTGGTGAAGCAGGACTGCTTTTGATCATAAGCGAGTTGTTAACCGTCACAACGCCGCCATCTTTCTTTTCAACGAGGCTCCATCGCTGAGCAATTTTTGGTATAAGTTGAAATATAAATGAGCATTGTGTTGCCAGGTTCTGTTGCTATAAACCCAGCGCTTGGCCTCTTGCGTCAGGAAAGCTGACAAATCCGGCTTTGAGAAAAGAGTGAAGATTTTTTCCGCCAAGGCTTGAGAACTTCCAGCTCTAAAAAGGAGGCCTGTTTCACCGTCCCGAATCAGCTCTTTGTGGCCTCCCACATCACTGGCAATGACAGCAACACCCATGGCCATGGCTTCAAGGGGCTTTAGGGGCGTCACCAGTTCAGTCAGACGCATGGATTTGCGCGGCAATACCAAGGCATCACAGGCGGCATAGGCAGCGGGAACCTCATTGTGCGGAATCCTTCCGGCAAAATTTACGACCCCTTCTACATCCAATTCACGAGCAAGGCACCGAAGCGCATCTTCTTCCGGACCGCCTCCAATGAGTAAGGCACGAATTTGACTCCCTTTTATTGGGAATTGGGTAAAGGCACGAAAAAGCAAATCCAAACCCTCGTAGTGATAAAACGAACCGATAAAAGCTACGACGAAGTCGTTCGGCCGGAATCCCCAACGGGCTCTTAAAGCTTCATCTCGGGGAAGGGACTGAAGCTCGGCGGGGTCTATGGCGTTGGGCACCACCGTTATTTTCGTGGAAGGTATTCCTCGAGCCAAAAGATCAGAGCGAAGACCCTCGCAGATGGTGACTACGGCATCGGCCGTTCGGCACGCGAGCGTTTCCAAAGCACGAATTAATCGATATCGAAAGCCCCATTCTCGGTGTGTGCCATGATCGACTGCAGCATCTTCCCAAAAGGCACGAATTTCGTAAACCACCGGAATTCCGTATCGACGGCCGATTGCGAAAGCCGGAAAGGCGTTCAGAACAGGACTGTGTACGTGAAGGATGGCGGGCCGCCTGGATTTCACCAACCGATCGAGTTCACGTCTCATGCGGCCCATGATGCGCCATTCGTATAGGAAGGGTGAAACCTTTTTGATCTTGCCGCTTCGAAAATAGCAGACGCTATCGTAAATTTCCGAGGATGTTAAGGCACTTGGCGCTGACTCCTCATGCTTTGGAGACGTGAGCACAATCGGTTCAAATCCCACATTCCGAAGACATCGAAGGATATTACGGCTGCGATATGTGTATCCCGTCTGCACCGGTAGGCTGTGGTCCAGCACATGAAGGACGGTCCGGGGAAACTCAGAGAAGATGCAACCCCTGAAAGCCCTGAAGGATGTGTCAGCGCCCATTCCAGTCCCTTTTCTTCCTCTGCGGTTAAATACCCGGCACCGAAGTCAGGCGGTTTTCAAGGCAACCCGAAAGTTTTAAGGTTCTGCCGAGCCATAATGGGTCAAAGCATTCAAGACGCGTTCAGCCGTTCGGCCATCCCACAAGTCGGGTACCCGACCGAAACGGCTTGGTTTTTCCAGAAGATCCTTGATGTCCGCCCATAAGGTCGCCGGTGACGTGAGCCGATTGCTTCCTTCGGTGACCGTAACGGGCCGCTCCGTGTTGGGCCGCAAAGTTAGGCAGGGTGTACGGAAATAGGTGGTCTCTTCTTGAAGACCTCCGGAATCCGTCAGGACGAACCGAGCGTTTTCCGCAAGACACAGGCTGTCGTGGTAACCGACGGGATCCACCACTTGGAAGTGCGGGCCGGTATTCAAACGGATGCCGAAGGCTTCCATGTTCTTTCGCGTTCTTGGATGCATGGGAAAGATCACGGGAAAGGATCGTGAGAGATCCATAAGATCGTTCAGGATTCCCCGTAAAATGTCCGGCTGGTCCACGTTGGAAGGCCGATGCAGCGTCACGTACACATAACGGCCGGGATCCACACCGAAGCGTTCGTAAGTTCGACACGAACGCGCCTTGTCCAGGTTGGCCACCAGCGTGTCGATCATGATGTTTCCTACGCGATGAATTCGTGTTTCCGGCACCCCTTCCCGAAGAAGATTGCTATCCGCATC
The DNA window shown above is from Desulfosoma sp. and carries:
- a CDS encoding FemAB family XrtA/PEP-CTERM system-associated protein; its protein translation is MILIRPYQPSDAVAWDLFVLNHPDGTLFHLTAWKRVVSESFGHRDHYLVAEESKGSARPRRIVGVLPLFSIRSPLFGNYMSSVPFAEKGGALAETPEVAERLIFEAARMVRLQGLDYLELRHEKPFGNLPTKHRYVTFRKQMHSDPEKNLQAIPRKSRRMVRVGIKAGLVSRTGRDLLPTFYSLLATNFHRLGTPIFSYRYFQKLVDTFKDSCEIRIIYTPEGLPIAGVLSFFYKDVVMPYYAGSLAEYRHLAPNDFMYFDLMRWSCSHGYRWFDFGRSKIDTGSYAFKIHWGFEPKPLAYQYVLSRIEDIPDLSPANPKYQRKIELWRRLPHWLTRLAGPPIARFLA
- a CDS encoding TIGR04063 family PEP-CTERM/XrtA system glycosyltransferase, producing the protein MGADTSFRAFRGCIFSEFPRTVLHVLDHSLPVQTGYTYRSRNILRCLRNVGFEPIVLTSPKHEESAPSALTSSEIYDSVCYFRSGKIKKVSPFLYEWRIMGRMRRELDRLVKSRRPAILHVHSPVLNAFPAFAIGRRYGIPVVYEIRAFWEDAAVDHGTHREWGFRYRLIRALETLACRTADAVVTICEGLRSDLLARGIPSTKITVVPNAIDPAELQSLPRDEALRARWGFRPNDFVVAFIGSFYHYEGLDLLFRAFTQFPIKGSQIRALLIGGGPEEDALRCLARELDVEGVVNFAGRIPHNEVPAAYAACDALVLPRKSMRLTELVTPLKPLEAMAMGVAVIASDVGGHKELIRDGETGLLFRAGSSQALAEKIFTLFSKPDLSAFLTQEAKRWVYSNRTWQHNAHLYFNLYQKLLSDGASLKRKMAAL
- the wecB gene encoding UDP-N-acetylglucosamine 2-epimerase (non-hydrolyzing) encodes the protein MRISIIAGARPNFMKVAPIMHAIRRWNESVSGNGVLSPILVHTGQHYDVMMSEVFFRELGIPEPDINLEVGSGSHAKQTAAIMARFEDVCLEHRPDWVVVVGDVNSTMACTLVAAKLGIRVAHVEAGLRSFDRTMPEEINRVVTDALADLLLTPSPDADSNLLREGVPETRIHRVGNIMIDTLVANLDKARSCRTYERFGVDPGRYVYVTLHRPSNVDQPDILRGILNDLMDLSRSFPVIFPMHPRTRKNMEAFGIRLNTGPHFQVVDPVGYHDSLCLAENARFVLTDSGGLQEETTYFRTPCLTLRPNTERPVTVTEGSNRLTSPATLWADIKDLLEKPSRFGRVPDLWDGRTAERVLNALTHYGSAEP